In Leptospira bouyouniensis, the following proteins share a genomic window:
- a CDS encoding aldo/keto reductase, with protein sequence MMVPQIEFPKHNFSISRLVFGIWRLHEDPLGASVERIYEKIQTCLNLGIDTFDHADIYGDYENEESFGTVLDKHPAIKSKIKIITKCGIQVPGVKFPTKHYNTSKEHIRYSVERSLRKLKVDCLDVVLIHRPDPLMDPQEMSEVFETLIKEGKAKHFGVSNFTTSHFQMLQSVYKRPLFTNQVEFSLFRTEPMFDGIFDQAIQYGFHPMVWSPTAGGRIFSPKTETESKTHQKLEMMAKEKGCKIDQILYSWFLNHPAGLVPILGTNDLKRIQSAADCFSFPLSRVEWFSLLEVARGKEVA encoded by the coding sequence ATGATGGTACCTCAAATTGAATTCCCAAAACACAATTTTTCTATTTCAAGATTGGTGTTTGGGATTTGGCGATTGCATGAAGATCCACTTGGAGCATCGGTAGAAAGGATTTATGAAAAAATTCAAACATGTTTAAATCTTGGAATCGATACCTTTGATCACGCCGACATTTATGGAGATTATGAAAATGAAGAAAGTTTTGGTACCGTTTTAGATAAACACCCTGCAATCAAATCAAAAATCAAAATCATCACAAAATGTGGGATCCAAGTCCCAGGAGTTAAATTTCCTACCAAACATTATAATACATCCAAAGAACACATTCGTTATTCTGTAGAACGATCCTTACGTAAGTTAAAAGTTGATTGTTTGGATGTTGTTCTCATCCATAGGCCAGATCCGCTAATGGATCCACAGGAAATGAGTGAAGTTTTTGAAACCCTAATTAAAGAAGGGAAAGCGAAACATTTTGGTGTTTCGAATTTCACAACATCTCATTTCCAAATGCTACAATCAGTGTATAAACGACCACTTTTCACAAACCAAGTGGAGTTTAGTTTATTTCGCACCGAACCTATGTTTGATGGTATCTTTGACCAAGCAATTCAATATGGATTTCATCCCATGGTTTGGTCTCCTACGGCTGGTGGAAGAATTTTTTCACCTAAAACCGAGACAGAATCAAAGACTCATCAAAAGTTAGAAATGATGGCTAAAGAAAAAGGATGTAAGATCGATCAAATCCTTTATTCTTGGTTTCTAAATCACCCAGCTGGACTTGTTCCTATACTGGGTACAAATGATCTGAAACGAATACAGTCGGCTGCAGATTGTTTTTCATTTCCTCTATCACGAGTAGAGTGGTTTTCGCTTTTGGAAGTAGCAAGGGGGAAGGAAGTTGCGTAA